A stretch of DNA from Triticum dicoccoides isolate Atlit2015 ecotype Zavitan chromosome 2A, WEW_v2.0, whole genome shotgun sequence:
CACTGAACATTACTGAACTTTCTTCTAATTACAGTGAATGCACTGACCAAATGAACTAACCAAATGCACTTTCTTCTACACTGACTTAACCAATAAAATACAGTAGCATGCCAAGAACAAACAATTACTATCTCTAGTTCTAATTTGAACTAAAGCACCCAAAAATTTTAACTAAAGGACCCAGACCAGAAACATTGACCAGTGTTTACCTCACTCCACCAAAGGACGACGCCCAATGGTGGCCGCCTGCTGGATCAGCGTGGATGCGCTTCGCCACTGCCCTGGCCGCGCGGACTTCTGGATCTGAGCTCGTCGGATCCACAGGAGCCGCGGGCGGTGATGGCTGCTGCGACCGCTGCGCCGGGAAGCTCGAGCTGCCTAGCCATTTGTCCACCTCTAACTGTCCACCGCCCTCCTGGCCGGTGCCGCCTTGGCTCAATAGCTCGCCGCCGACGACATTTGGCTGTGCCGCCGCCATCGCCCACCTAGGTCACTgcgggggagaggagggggagtgAGAGAGTGTGTGGCCCGACCGCCTACTTTGGTTCCGACCGGACCGCGTCGGCTAACGACCGTTAACTGCCGCGCCGTGAGCGCGTGTGGCCACGTGGGCTGACAGATGGGCCCAATCCGTCAGAAAAACGGTTAAATCGCTAGTCACCGCgggtttgggttttttgaaacagcggaCTGCGCGTTCGGTAGCTTTCTGAGAAAAattaaaagtggtagttttttgaaaccctagccTGTAAACTAGTAATTTTATACTATTTACTCGATGTTGCCTCTGCTCTGTTATCTTGCTTGATTTGCATGGTGCTGCGCTGAAGCCGTTGGTCACaaaaacactatatatatataagttaATAGTAAAAAGGAAAGAAACATTTTTGTGGCGACAAGATTCTGTATAGGTAGGATAATAAAAAGGAAAGAAACGTTTTGGTGGCGATAAGAGAGATTCTCGTGGACATCCATCGCTGGCAGCGGATTCGGCGACCTGATTGCACCGTCGTGTTGGCTTTGCCTTTGGCTTATCTTAAACTAATCCTGATTCCAGAATGAAACCACTAAAAATGGCTAAACTAATCTAACCCTCACCCAACGAATCGGCGACCGCAAACAAAAATATCTACCACGGACGGGCCCACATGGCAGAGACAACCAAGATGGACGGGCCCAACCCGTTCCGCGCTTTCCGGGCACGTGAGCATTCCCAGCCGCCTGCCCACGTGTAATGCGACTGTCATCGGAGTGAACAATGCAGGCGTGCAGCCGTAGAAAATTAGTTGCTTGCTCTaaaagcaactctagcagacccgcaAAAGCCGCAAATCCGCCTAATATACGGGTTCGGCCCAATTTTACAGTCAGAATAGACCCCATAAAGTGGCTCGGCCCGTAAAAATATTTACCATGCCTCGCAAACCGTTCGCCTCGACCAGTATATTTATGGTATATTTATGGGTTTGTGACGCGTTTGCAGGTTGAAACCCTATCCCCCGCCGCCGTCGAGCTCCGCAATTCCTCACTACTCTCCTCACATTTCTCGCCGACGGCGAGCCCCTTCCGCCTCCAACcgtcatgtggggccgcatgtggagctccggacgcggctccaggagcagatccggcggcggcggcgaccgagcGCGAGCAGCGTGTCCGGTCGGACGGCGCGAGGAAGCAGACCAACCGCGGCCTCTCGCTGTTGCCGAGCTTCCGCATCCGCGAGACGGACGAATACGACCGTCGACACGGCGTACGTCGTCCTCTGCCGCGGGTTCGTCCTCCGCGGCAAGATCTTCCTACGCCGGGAGCTCCTCCTCTTCCGGCGCGGGccttctccccgtgaagagggtgtggtcggaggagccggaggagatcGAGTTCGTCCCCATCAAGGAGGAGCCCGAggagctcggccgccgtggagtcgtACGGCCGGAGGACTTCGTCGCCGATGTCGATGCGGTCGCGGCCGCCATTGCTGAGCGGAGCTTGCGCGAGGTGGCGGAGCGCCGACGCCACCAAGAGGAGCTTGAAGACCTCGTGTTCCAGCAGGCGGCCGCGACCAACCTCGCTGCCAAGGAAAAGGACGACAAGTAGCGGTGCGTCCATGCGGAGCAGAGGGAGAAGTACATCGACCTCAGCAGCTCCGCGTGAGGAGGATTGAGCTCCTCCACGGCAtcatccatggccgcgagctcgctgCCGTGAGATCCCACCCCCTCTAGTACTAGTACTGATGTAGTATGTATTATGAACTAGTGTTTGTAGTGTTTGATCATGTAAATATAGGTAGTATGTGATGAACTAGTATGATGCAATTTCTCTCGCGAAACTGTTTTTTTCCTAATTATGCAGTTTTATCTACCGTTTCTGTTCAGCCGCGCTCGTTCTCGACCCGCAAACGGGATATTCGTcaaactgcaaacgcgttttgtaGTTCGGGATTTTGCAggttctgctagagttgctctaagcatTTCTTATTGCGGGGGTGACCTGCATATTTCTTGCGACACGGACGTCAGAAATGTATCCCCAGGCATAGCGGAAAGACCCAGTCGTGTGATGTGGTTGAACGGTACGTGTACGAGTGTGGTGCACGCCAAAATTTTTTTTGAACGAAATGTTAAACATTTGAAGTTAGATCTTTTCTGCTAAAAAAATCCTGATAATCAAATCTGCCATGCGAAAACTGATAACATTGCTATGCTTGCGTATACGATTTGCAATATTCTGTGATACAATTATCATATAGTGTACAAATTATCAGAAAAAATTGCCTTGTGTCTGACCGGGATCTGACGATAGATTTATATTAAGGTCCATATTTTATGATCAAGATGGTGGCTACAATTTAATTTAACTTGTTATGACCTTGGGAGGGGACGGCGAGCGTTTCCGGCCTCCGGCACGCCGTGGCCGTGGCGCGGGCGAGAGCGATGCAGCGTTTCCTCTACGTACGTGGCCTCATGTGGCACCCACGTTAGTCAGCCGTCGCCTTCACGAACTGATTCGGATGCTTCGCGCTGAACCTGCACCTGCTACGTAAATATAATACACTACAGAAATGTCAAAAAGAAATTACGACGGATATCGAATTAAGCACATCTTTTTTTATGGTAAGGTAAGATTCGAGGCATTTTGCTCTGCTGGGCTGGCATGCACACAGTGTACATACAGCCACAGCTGCAGGCAGAATCCCGGTCACTAATTGCTTGTCGTGCCTTGTTTGGCCTTGGTTTGGAACAGCCATTTTTACGAAGGATTCGGGTTTGCTTTTAAAACCCGGCGACACAAGGGTTCGCCTGTTTTATGTTATTCCTTCCATTTTTGTATATAAGATCACAAACTCAAATTATATGTATCAATATAAAATTTAATGACTACTTTACAAGTCGACTTTTCTTCTTGTTTATTGGGATCATTAATATTTTACATGCATGCAAAGAAATTGAGTGGATGAGGTAGCCGACTGACATTATGACTGCATGCATATAAATATTAAACAAGTTGTTAGTACGAAAAAATATCATTAATTTTGCCTTTATTACTGTTGGTGGCTTTATATAAATGCAAAAGGTAtatttcatagtggccttgtatataaaaatgaagggagtacttcTTTCTCTGTCCCGGGCGTCCTTCCTCAACTACAATTCACAGTGGCACTCGGGTGACATGGCCTTCCGTACAATCTCTCTCTTCTATGGTAGCGTGTGCGCCGTTCTATGTTGTCGATTTGCCCAATTAAATGTTTGCCATATGTCGTCAAAAGTGTTTCATTGAATTCATAGACGGATGCAGTTTCTACACTTATAATTTTCCCGTCACATACAATACATTGTCGACCTAGAACTACGCAAATGCCCTATACATTTGTTATTACTCGAAATGTTGGTTAGCTCGATCCGTTGTGCTGTTGCTCCGTTAGGCAACTCTAACGCGGCTCATCAAATCATCCGCAAATGTTTAGACTGAACGGTTCAAACATTCTTGCCATCCACAACGGTCACCGAAATAGCTGGACCGACACGGACATCCAAAATGTCCAAACCTAAACCAAATGAAGTGGAGATTCAAGGGCGTCTGAACGGCTGGCATATCGGACTCTGACCACGCGCACCCATCTAAAAAAACCCTTTCCCGCCGCCTCCACTCGTCCTCCGCGCCGCTTTCATGTTGGTCAAAGCGGATGGGACGACTTCCTAGCCATACTAAGGCTGATTGGTCATTCACCTGCCCGACATCCACACTGGCATGGCGAATGAGAAGGCTACCATGGCCGCCTGCATTCAACCTGACGCTTCGCCTGCCTGAGATATTTAAAGCCGGTGGGAAATGTCCCAAAACCATACCGTTTCAAGCACCTTCTCCCTTTGTTCTAGTCACCGGCTGACCGCCCCACCATCGCCCTTCCTTGCCTATCGCCCATCGTTGCGAAGGACCTCTCGCGGTTGGTGGAGATCGTTGTCATCGCGCCGAGATCGCGATCGAGTCTGCAGAGGACCATTGCCAGGCTCGCATTGCGGGCGGCTGACCTCCGAGCTCTCTGGAACAAAGCTCGGACGAGCCGGAaatggaggaggagcaggaggaggaggacgaccccatggagatgGCGGAGATCATCATGGAGGTGGCGGAGGACGAGGAGCAGGCGCCCGCACCCATCTGCCGTGAGCGTTGACACGGAGCAACCGCCCCTTGAACGCGTTGGAAGCGGAGCCTGATGACGTGTCGGGCCATCATGACAACGATGCCAACGTCGACAGCTATGTGCGGGCACGCAACAACGATGAGGGCGAACGCAAAGTAGAGCCGGACGTGGGACACGTGCTAGAGTTCAATCCTTTTGCTATGTACTTCctacgttcctaaatataagtctttttaaacatTTCaagtggactacaacatacggatgtatatagacatattttaaagtgtagattcactcattttgctccgtatgtagttacttgttggaatctctagaaaaacttatatttgggaacggaggaggGAGTGGTAGATAGTAGGAAAATTAACGAAAACTAGGCGTCCACTTATTATTTGACGACCATGGTTGGATGACCTTGCCCCTATATCAGTGTCTGTCTGCGGATGGATCTGTCCATATGCATATGATGAGATTTCTGCGTCGGGGGGTACGTCCCACGATCGGTGCCTTGATTAATTTATGTTTGCTTGGTTCTGCGCCGCACCTGATCTTAATCAGTGCTGCTATTATTAGCAACACAAGTGGTAATAATAAGAAAGGGAAAGAAACGCTGATGTGACGATAAGAGAGATTCTGCTGGCACAGGTACAGCTGCAGAATTTTTGAGGCGACCAGATCGATCGCTCATCTACAGTACAGTGCTCTGTCGTGTTGGATTTGCCTTTGTGTTATCTTAAACTAATCCTGAATGAAGCCACTGATAAGgattaaactaatcctaacccaCTAATGTAATCCTTAACCTAACCAATCGGCGCGGCTTCATTTCATCATTTCTATATAGCCAACCAGCCGCACGAGCCGGCCATCTCCTCGGGACTGAGATTCTTGACGCAAATAAAATATAAAATATCTTCCACCGGAGGGCCCACGTGGCAGAGAGAGACCGACCGCGACGGACGGGCCCAACCACCACGTGACCTTGACCTGCTCTCCTGTCCTGTCCAGCTGAGGCCTTTTCGGACACGTGACCATTTCCAGCCGTCTACGTGTCATGCGGCTGTCTGTCACCCGGAGTGAAGGTTCCGCCGTAGAAAATCGGCACGCTTGCTCCAAGCTCCACCGCGACTCGACGAGCGATGACGGCCGCAGTTAAGCGCTCGACGGCGACGTGCAAATTGCTTGCTAAACGTACCCAGGAATGTGTCGTGTCGTGCGCGCGTGTGGCCCAActgttttttttagcatcagtacagacacaagcgctcatatacacgcgcatacactcacccctatgaacgcacacacgcacatcttacccctatgagcaccttcgaaagacgGGTCCGGAAACTTATGATGATGCACGGGTGCGGTGCACGTCTGGTCCGAACGTTGACGATGGTGCCCATTTTCTGCAGTCTGCACCACATATTATTGACCTGCATTGTATTTGTATGTTGGGCCTGGCAAGTTTGACTCCTCTCGGCGAGCGTATAGAAATGCCACTGGGTTGTTGTTGCCTCAATAATTTGTCCGACTCGGTTTAATTAGCCTCCATGTGTCCATGTGGGTGAGTGAGAACCCATGGCCCGAATATCATAGTCAATGTGCTGAATTCATAAGAAATTGCATTTTTATATTGTGAAATGCGAGAAGCAATGAGTTGCCCGATCTATAATACTGACCCACTCGAAATGAATGACCAATGACCAATCTATCAAAAAAAGCAAATCACGAATGGCTGGCTTCACAGCCGCATCCACGTCCAAAATGTCCAGTACCGGTTGCATGGTGGAAGAGTACCGGAAGAGTGTGAAGCAGGCGTGGACCAGAGTGAAGACGCCCTAAGCCCATGGGCATATTGACCCGTTTAAAATAAATGTATTTTAAACGTGTTTTCAAATGTCACAATTTTTGAATCAACATTTCACACATACGTCTTCACAATATGCGCGGGCAGCAAAGTTTAATGAAAAAAAGAACCAGTTTTAAAAATGTCGAGTACCGATTACATGATGGAAGAGTATCGGAAGAGTGTGAAGCAGGCGAGGACCAGTGTGAGGATATCATAAGCCCGTGGGCATATGAACCCGTTTAAAAATGACGTATTTTAAACgcgttttcaaatgtcaaaactgtTGAAACAAAATTTCACGCATACATCTCCACAATATGTGCGGGGCACAAAGTTTAATGAAAGAAAATCAGTTTCTATTTTGCCTCGACGAAAAAGACAAATTAAATGCTTCTAAATAGCGTTCCACAAacctttatttttgtcttttttgcacaggccAGAATGAAAGTTACTTTTCCGCGAAACTTCCTGCGCACACATAGAATGTCAAGCTGTACACGTGAGACATTTTTTCGATTTTTGCTAGCATTTAGAAATGAGTTTTCCGAAGGGTCCATTCATGTATTTTTTTTGCGTTGACCATCCAAATGTATGACCGATTATGTACTTATAGATGCTTAGATGTGCTCCTTTTTTTTAGGTTTGTGTATTAGCTTTGTTTTTAAGTGAAACTTTAAAACAATACTAACATTTACAATAATGTAATATATGTTGTGAAATTATATTAAAAATGATGAGTGTAATGGTATgcggtattgtagatgttcataaatTTTTatgatgaaaattatgaagtttgAGTTAAGATAAATTTATATAATCTATAAAGTAAATAGAAACAAAACTTGGTCGTGTGCGCGAGGGTAATATGCGTCTCTGATCTATGTAGTTCATCGGagcataaaagaaagaaaatacttaTACTCTCTCCGATCCAAACTAATTGACACAGACTCTATAGTATAATTTTTATTTTATAATTATGTAGATGTTGTGTCGGTTAATTTGGATAATTATGTAGATGTTGTGTCGGTTAATTTGGACGTTGTAAAAAGAGGCTACATCATCAATTAATTAAGATCGAACCGCTTGGAACAAGGGGATAGCTCTCTCAAAAGaaaatcaacaactcaaaaaataTTTAATTAAGATCAGGATGAAGATATTTTGATTTAAATTTATTTTTTTGTTTACCCACACCAGCAGCAGCCAAGAGCCGCCGGATAGGGTCAGAGCAGACGCCAGCAGCGCGACAGTCAGGCCAGCCGAGGTGGAGACAGACAGACAAACCCGACGCCTTTTTCACCCCCACCCCTCGCCTCCCCCGAAATCCCATTCCagcccccggattccctccttccttTCCCATTCCCTTCACCTTCCTTCCTCTCATAGTTGGTGGTGGCGCAAGCAGACGAACCATTCCGGattgctcgccgccgccgctgcagacCGGTAGTCCAACCCTAGCGCGCTCGCCCGCAATGCCGGCCAccgactcctccgcctcgccggcgcaccaccaccaccacacctccTTCGGCCGCCACATCCTCTCGCTCCGCCACCGCGAGCACGGCCAGATCCACTCCGCCCCGCCCACGCCCGACCACGCCAACACCGCCaacccctcctcctcccccgccgacCGCGAAGTCGACGCCTTTCAGCGCCACGCCGCCGAGCTGCTCCTCGACCTGCTCCCCTGCTCCCCCGACGCCGCCCCCGCCGACGCCAAGAACGCCCCGCCGGAGATCCTGTCGATAGCGTGGACCCAGCACCTGCTCGACTCCTTCCTCATCTGCCTCGAGGAGTTCCGCTCCGCGCTCCTCGGCGGCGGCCCCGGGGCCCTCGCCAGGCCCCCGCTCGACCGCCTCGTCGCCGACTTCTTCGACCGCGCCGTCAAGGCGCTCGACCTCTGCAACGCGCTCCGCGACGGCCTCGACCTGCTCCGCCAGTGGCGCAAGCacctcgccatcgccgccgccgcgctcgccCCGCAGGGCGCCGCGTCCGACCCCGCCGCGCCGCTCGGGGAGGGCCAGATCCGCCGCGCCCGCAAGGCGCTCACCGACCTCACCATCCTCATGCTCGACGACAAGGACGCCGGCGGCGGGGGGCAGCGGAACCGCTCCTTCGGCCGGACGGGTAACGGCGGCAAGGACGCTGCCGGGGGCCAGAGCCGGGGGCACCACCGCCGCAGCAGcagcggctccggctccggctccggcggctCCCACTTCAGGTCGCTATCCTGGAGCGTGTCCCGCACCTGGTCCGCGTCCCGCCAGCTGCAGGCCATCGGGGGCAACCTGCCGGTGCCCCGCGCCAACGACGTCGCCGCCACGGGCGGCCTCGCCTCCGCCGTGTACACCATGGGCTCCGTGCTCTTCGTCACCGCCTGGGCGCTCGTCGCCGCCATCCCCTGCCAGGACCGCGGCCTCCAGGCGCACTTCGCCGTGCCCAGGAGCTTCCCCTGGGCCGGCCCGGTCACCACGCTCTACGAGCGCGTCCTCGAGGAGTCCAAGAAGAAGGACCGCAAGCACTCGTGCGGGCTGCTCAAGGAGATACACCTCATCGAGCGTTGGTCGCGGCAGCTCATGGAGATCACCGACGCCGCGCAATTCCCCCTGGACAAGGAGAAGGACGCCGAGGTGCGGGAGGCCGCGCAGGAGCTGGTGCAGGTGTGCGAGGCACTCAAGGAAGGGCTCGACCCGCTCGAGCGGCAGGTGCGCGAGATGTTCCACCGCATCGTGCGCACCAGGACGGAGATCCTCGACTGCTTGAGTAGGCCCAACACCGCCGAGTAGGCGAGCCGGCATGGATCATCATGGCAATGCTGTTTGGTTGAACATTGTGTGATATACTTAAAATGCAGGTGGTATGCTGATGGTCATCGTTCGCCGGTTGAAATCGAGGTAGCTTT
This window harbors:
- the LOC119357242 gene encoding uncharacterized protein LOC119357242 — its product is MPATDSSASPAHHHHHTSFGRHILSLRHREHGQIHSAPPTPDHANTANPSSSPADREVDAFQRHAAELLLDLLPCSPDAAPADAKNAPPEILSIAWTQHLLDSFLICLEEFRSALLGGGPGALARPPLDRLVADFFDRAVKALDLCNALRDGLDLLRQWRKHLAIAAAALAPQGAASDPAAPLGEGQIRRARKALTDLTILMLDDKDAGGGGQRNRSFGRTGNGGKDAAGGQSRGHHRRSSSGSGSGSGGSHFRSLSWSVSRTWSASRQLQAIGGNLPVPRANDVAATGGLASAVYTMGSVLFVTAWALVAAIPCQDRGLQAHFAVPRSFPWAGPVTTLYERVLEESKKKDRKHSCGLLKEIHLIERWSRQLMEITDAAQFPLDKEKDAEVREAAQELVQVCEALKEGLDPLERQVREMFHRIVRTRTEILDCLSRPNTAE